The Salvia miltiorrhiza cultivar Shanhuang (shh) chromosome 1, IMPLAD_Smil_shh, whole genome shotgun sequence genome has a window encoding:
- the LOC131013586 gene encoding uncharacterized protein LOC131013586: MGQNSCYTCGRIGHYSNQCPNRQQSGGGGRPNQYQPQLKAMEGVLPLPPPQRQQPAYRPRQSGRQPPAPQVNQPHHQRVFALEQKAQDKNRGNLAGIDELKGVPIVILFDMGASHSFISHTCVDTMELNIEPAPQHLRVMTPIGRTTTVSLICPDSEFELESIKLRARNLRMMSMWYINIILGMDWLEENHVPIQCKER, encoded by the coding sequence ATGGGACAGAACAGCTGCTATACCTGCGGAAGGATCGGACACTACTCCAATCAGTGTCCAAATCGCCAGCaaagtggaggcggaggaaggccAAACCAGTACCAGCCACAGCTCAAAGCGATGGAAGGAGTCCTACCGCTACCGCCGCCACAGCGACagcagccagcctatcgaccacgtcagtcaggAAGGCAGCCGCCAGCCCCGCAGGTGAATCAACCCCATCATCAGAGAGTGTTTGCGCTTGAGCAGAAGGCTCAGGACAAGAATCGAGGAAATCTAGCAGGTATTGATGAGTTGAAGGGTGTACCCATAGTAATACTGTTTGATATGGGAGCATCCCATTCTTTTATTTCCCATACTTGTGTCGATACTATGGAATTGAATATAGAGCCTGCTCCACAACATCTAAGAGTGATGACTCCAATAGGCAGAACCACTACGGTCTCACTCATATGTCCTGACTCAGAATTCGAgctagaatcgattaagctcagGGCTAGAAACCTAAGGATGATGTCTATGTGGTacataaatattattttgggaatggattggttagaggagaacCATGTGccgatacaatgcaaggagagatgA
- the LOC131013791 gene encoding uncharacterized protein LOC131013791, with the protein MARNCNANRNQEELEQLALERMDNLIKSFQKKKPPTYNGTGKPDDAKEWIHGIEKVFGRMRCSTHEKVVCATYQLEGEADLWWESVRRTFTNEAFETMTWDEFKEAYLTRYITLSFRHKRENEVWKLRQGNCSVEEYDRAFNQLARYAPAHVDTDAKRAEQFRQGLRPEIGVPLSTHDTLTYAQALSKALNAEAQLPEEERRQEKRKWEGPQGQSSNQNSKGKKPWARSNQPNYQKPQVTLWGMQARDDRLL; encoded by the coding sequence ATGGCAAGAAACTGCAATGCTAACCGCAACCAAGAAGAGCTGGAACAACTGGCACTCGAACGGATGGACAACTTAATCAAAAGTTTCCAGAAAAAGAAGCCCCCAACTTACAATGGAACAGGGAAGCCTGATGATGCTAAGGAATGGATCCACGGGATTGAAAAAGTCTTCGGACGCATGCGCTGCAGTACACATGAGAAGGTGGTCTGTGCCACCTACCAGCTCGAGGGAGAAGCAGATCTATGGTGGGAATCTGTGCGACGTACCTTCACCAATGAGGCATTTGAGACCATGACATGGGATGAGTTCAAAGAAGCATACCTCACAAGGTACATTACACTAAGCTTTCGACACAAAAGAGAAAATGAAGTTTGGAAACTGCGTCAGGGAAATTGCTCCGTTGAGGAATACGATCGTGCATTCAATCAGCTAGCACGTTATGCACCAGCCCACGTTGACACGGATGCCAAAAGGGCAGAACAGTTTAGACAAGGATTACGCCCTGAGATTGGTGTGCCCCTGTCCACGCACGATACGCTCACTTATGCCCAGGCCTTGAGTAAGGCTTTGAACGCAGAAGCTCAGCTCCCTGAGGAAGAGAGAAGGCAAGAGAAAAGGAAGTGGGAAGGGCCTCAGGGCCAATCCTCAAATCAGAATTCAAAGGGAAAGAAACCTTGGGCTAGATCCAACCAACCAAACTACCAGAAGCCCCAAGTAACACTTTGGGGAATGCAGGCAAGGGATGACAGGCTGTTATGA